In a genomic window of Infirmifilum sp. NZ:
- a CDS encoding CRISPR-associated endonuclease Cas3'': protein MSCAAFFSEGKVAQTMREHVEQGLDYIRRVFLERGYADYVHMIALRARLSASAEQAEQALLTAYTLHDAGKLLLEFQDARGGFQGHEFASAALILKSCESLGGLQEAAALAVLLHHHTMPRKPRALLQNRSGLRFAEECIAELEELLERRAGLPVRLARALSVREVEEVRSLLDLKAGDWPRLRLVFALLEPLMLADNYASRSRGGEPTLLGNEAEKLKVALEKIRLSFREGVYRAGESR from the coding sequence TTGAGCTGCGCGGCGTTCTTCTCTGAGGGCAAAGTGGCGCAGACTATGCGCGAGCACGTTGAGCAGGGTCTCGATTACATCAGGCGGGTGTTCCTCGAGCGCGGCTACGCCGACTACGTGCACATGATAGCTCTCAGGGCTCGGCTCAGCGCGAGCGCGGAGCAGGCAGAGCAGGCTCTTCTCACCGCCTACACCCTGCACGACGCGGGCAAGCTACTCTTGGAGTTCCAGGACGCGCGGGGAGGCTTCCAGGGGCACGAGTTCGCCTCAGCCGCCCTGATCCTAAAGTCCTGCGAATCCCTCGGGGGGCTGCAAGAGGCCGCGGCTCTCGCCGTCCTCCTTCACCACCACACGATGCCGCGCAAGCCCCGTGCTCTACTCCAGAACCGCAGCGGCCTGAGGTTCGCAGAGGAGTGCATAGCCGAGCTTGAGGAGCTCCTGGAGAGGAGGGCCGGCCTCCCCGTGCGGCTGGCGCGGGCGCTGAGCGTGCGCGAGGTAGAGGAGGTTAGGAGCCTTCTAGACCTCAAAGCGGGGGACTGGCCCAGGCTGAGGCTGGTGTTCGCCCTCCTGGAGCCGCTCATGCTGGCCGACAACTACGCCTCCAGGTCCCGGGGCGGCGAGCCCACGCTCCTCGGCAACGAAGCCGAGAAGCTGAAGGTGGCGCTCGAGAAAATTCGACTGAGCTTCCGGGAAGGGGTGTATAGGGCAGGCGAAAGTAGGTAA